In the Gossypium raimondii isolate GPD5lz chromosome 9, ASM2569854v1, whole genome shotgun sequence genome, one interval contains:
- the LOC105799006 gene encoding cyclin-T1-5 isoform X2 → MNLTPFLIWQRPQVTIATAIIFCHRFFIRQSHVKNDRRTIATVCMFLAGKVEETPRPLKDVILVSYEIIHKKDPAAAQRIKQKEVYEQQKELILIGERVVLATLGFDLNVHHPYKPLVEAIKKFKVAQNALAQVAWNFVNDGLRTSLCLQFKPHHIAAGAIFLAAKFLKVKLPSDGEKVWWQEFDVTPRQLEEVSNQMLELYEQNRVPPSQGSEVEGGGVGGDTSHRTPAKHPSGSEEKQVSSRSVADHSSVDKHGMSTRTAQNQNSANGEMGGVITDHKLDTETKDGNQHHELLPHKEHMREVSNKSRSGTERTGGEDQERTGGRNDTAETGEWRDEGASRKGSGVVGRNLDIREGPVGQSPKEAIKIDKNKLKAALEKRRKSRGETMKKKDVMDEDDLIERELEDGVELAVEDEKIKRERQNWSRNENQDHVKDHGEMGEANHYITKGQSSQGFETEAAEEGEMLDDASPKVNPRKRKGGSPPERQSEGKKRHEYTSSYNHDTVEDGPKSGRNSYPDKEYRRHAHENHF, encoded by the exons ATGAATTTGACTCCGTTTCTTATCTGGCAAAGGCCTCAGGTAACAATAGCTACAGCAATAATCTTTTGTCACCGCTTCTTCATTCGACAATCACATGTGAAAAATGATAGAAgg ACCATTGCTACTGTGTGTATGTTCCTAGCTGGGAAAGTTGAAGAGACACCTCGTCCATTAAAGGATGTTATTCTCGTTTCCTATGAGATAATACACAAAAAAGATCCTGCTGCAGCTCAGAGGATCAAACAGAAG GAAGTGTATGAACAACAAAAGGAGCTAATTTTAATTGGGGAGAGGGTTGTGCTTGCCACTTTGGGGTTTGACCTCAACGTTCACCATCCATATAAACCTCTTGTTGAGGCTATAAAGAAATTCAAGGTTGCTCAGAATGCTCTTGCCCAAGTCGCATGGAATTTTGTTAACGACGG GTTGAGGACGTCACTCTGCCTCCAATTTAAGCCTCATCATATTGCAGCTGGTGCTATTTTCCTCGCTGCCAAGTTCCTCAAAGTAAAGCTTCCGTCAGATGGTGAGAAGGTCTGGTGGCAAGAATTTGACGTCACCCCACGCCAGTTGGAAG AGGTTAGCAATCAAATGCTGGAACTTTATGAGCAAAACCGAGTACCCCCATCTCAGGGTAGTGAAGTAGAAGGAGGTGGTGTCGGTGGTGATACATCTCATCGAACACCGGCTAAACATCCATCGGGAAGTGAGGAAAAACAAGTATCTTCACGGTCAGTGGCCGACCACTCATCTGTTGACAAACATGGTATGTCAACAAGGACTgcccaaaatcaaaatagtgcTAATGGTGAGATGGGAGGTGTTATTACTGATCACAAGTTGGATACTGAGACCAAGGATGGTAATCAACATCATGAGCTATTACCGCATAAGGAGCACATGAGGGAAGTTTCAAATAAATCTAGGTCTGGAACGGAGCGAACCGGGGGAGAAGACCAGGAAAGAACTGGCGGAAGAAATGACACTGCAGAAACCGGTGAATGGAGAGATGAGGGAGCATCACGTAAGGGTAGCGGTGTGGTTGGGCGAAACTTGGACATTCGGGAAGGACCTGTTGGCCAGTCACCCAAAGAAGCTattaaaatagacaaaaataaGTTGAAGGCTGCGCTTGAGAAAAGAAGGAAGTCGCGTGGGGAAACGATGAAGAAAAAGGATGTCATGGACGAAGACGATCTTATCGAGAGGGAACTAGAGGATGGGGTTGAATTGGCTGTGGAAGATGAGAAAATCAAGCGAGAACGACAGAACTGGTCTAGAAATGAGAATCAAGATCATGTTAAGGACCATGGGGAAATGGGAGAAGCGAACCACTACATTACAAAAGGGCAATCATCTCAGGGATTTGAAACAGAGGCTGCCGAAGAAGGAGAAATGCTGGATGATGCTTCTCCAAAAGTAAATCCCCGAAAGCGAAAAGGTGGAAGCCCACCAGAGAGGCAATCTGAAGGGAAGAAACGTCATGAGTACACATCAAGTTACAACCACGACACCGTAGAAGACGGGCCAAAAAGTGGTCGTAATAGTTATCCGGATAAAGAATATCGAAGGCATGCACACGAGAATCATTTCTGA
- the LOC105799006 gene encoding cyclin-T1-5 isoform X3, producing the protein MSVKSQSWCVSLSFCLFLLNSKFLLRIKFFPPTAVSLEVYEQQKELILIGERVVLATLGFDLNVHHPYKPLVEAIKKFKVAQNALAQVAWNFVNDGLRTSLCLQFKPHHIAAGAIFLAAKFLKVKLPSDGEKVWWQEFDVTPRQLEEVSNQMLELYEQNRVPPSQGSEVEGGGVGGDTSHRTPAKHPSGSEEKQVSSRSVADHSSVDKHGMSTRTAQNQNSANGEMGGVITDHKLDTETKDGNQHHELLPHKEHMREVSNKSRSGTERTGGEDQERTGGRNDTAETGEWRDEGASRKGSGVVGRNLDIREGPVGQSPKEAIKIDKNKLKAALEKRRKSRGETMKKKDVMDEDDLIERELEDGVELAVEDEKIKRERQNWSRNENQDHVKDHGEMGEANHYITKGQSSQGFETEAAEEGEMLDDASPKVNPRKRKGGSPPERQSEGKKRHEYTSSYNHDTVEDGPKSGRNSYPDKEYRRHAHENHF; encoded by the exons ATGAGTGTAAAATCGCAATCATGGTGTGTTTCTCTTTCCTTCTGTCTGTTCCTCTTGAACTCAAAATTCTTGCTCAGAATCAAATTTTTTCCTCCAACAGCTGTGTCCTTG GAAGTGTATGAACAACAAAAGGAGCTAATTTTAATTGGGGAGAGGGTTGTGCTTGCCACTTTGGGGTTTGACCTCAACGTTCACCATCCATATAAACCTCTTGTTGAGGCTATAAAGAAATTCAAGGTTGCTCAGAATGCTCTTGCCCAAGTCGCATGGAATTTTGTTAACGACGG GTTGAGGACGTCACTCTGCCTCCAATTTAAGCCTCATCATATTGCAGCTGGTGCTATTTTCCTCGCTGCCAAGTTCCTCAAAGTAAAGCTTCCGTCAGATGGTGAGAAGGTCTGGTGGCAAGAATTTGACGTCACCCCACGCCAGTTGGAAG AGGTTAGCAATCAAATGCTGGAACTTTATGAGCAAAACCGAGTACCCCCATCTCAGGGTAGTGAAGTAGAAGGAGGTGGTGTCGGTGGTGATACATCTCATCGAACACCGGCTAAACATCCATCGGGAAGTGAGGAAAAACAAGTATCTTCACGGTCAGTGGCCGACCACTCATCTGTTGACAAACATGGTATGTCAACAAGGACTgcccaaaatcaaaatagtgcTAATGGTGAGATGGGAGGTGTTATTACTGATCACAAGTTGGATACTGAGACCAAGGATGGTAATCAACATCATGAGCTATTACCGCATAAGGAGCACATGAGGGAAGTTTCAAATAAATCTAGGTCTGGAACGGAGCGAACCGGGGGAGAAGACCAGGAAAGAACTGGCGGAAGAAATGACACTGCAGAAACCGGTGAATGGAGAGATGAGGGAGCATCACGTAAGGGTAGCGGTGTGGTTGGGCGAAACTTGGACATTCGGGAAGGACCTGTTGGCCAGTCACCCAAAGAAGCTattaaaatagacaaaaataaGTTGAAGGCTGCGCTTGAGAAAAGAAGGAAGTCGCGTGGGGAAACGATGAAGAAAAAGGATGTCATGGACGAAGACGATCTTATCGAGAGGGAACTAGAGGATGGGGTTGAATTGGCTGTGGAAGATGAGAAAATCAAGCGAGAACGACAGAACTGGTCTAGAAATGAGAATCAAGATCATGTTAAGGACCATGGGGAAATGGGAGAAGCGAACCACTACATTACAAAAGGGCAATCATCTCAGGGATTTGAAACAGAGGCTGCCGAAGAAGGAGAAATGCTGGATGATGCTTCTCCAAAAGTAAATCCCCGAAAGCGAAAAGGTGGAAGCCCACCAGAGAGGCAATCTGAAGGGAAGAAACGTCATGAGTACACATCAAGTTACAACCACGACACCGTAGAAGACGGGCCAAAAAGTGGTCGTAATAGTTATCCGGATAAAGAATATCGAAGGCATGCACACGAGAATCATTTCTGA
- the LOC105799007 gene encoding ras-related protein RABF2b codes for MATTANKTINAKIVLLGDVGTGKSSLVLRFVRGQFVEFQESTIGAAFFSQTLAVDDATVKFEIWDTAGQERYHSLAPMYYRGAAAAIIVYDITNLASFERAKRWIEELQAQGNSDMVMALAGNKADLLDAKNVETEEAKTYAQENGLFFVETSAKTSSNVNNIFYEIAKRIPRVQPSQNPAGMVLMDRSAEQTARASCCSY; via the exons ATGGCCACCACTGCAAACAAGACCATCAATGCTAAAATA GTTCTACTTGGGGATGTTGGAACTGGAAAATCTAGTCTTGTGTTGCGCTTCGTTAGGGGCCAATTTGTCGAATTTCAG GAATCAACTATTGGTGCTGCATTTTTCTCCCAGACGTTGGCGGTGGATGATGCAACTGTAAAGTTCGAGATTTGGGATACGGCCGGTCAAGAGCGGTACCATAGCTTGGCACCAATGTATTACAGAGGAGCTGCGGCTGCAATTATCGTTTACGATATAACAAATCTC GCATCATTTGAGAGAGCTAAAAGATGGATTGAAGAACTTCAAGCACAAG GCAATTCTGATATGGTAATGGCACTTGCTGGGAACAAAGCTGATTTACTGGATGCAAAGAATGTGGAAACGGAG GAAGCAAAAACTTATGCTCAAGAGAACGGCCTTTTCTTCGTGGAAACTTCTGCCAAGACTTCGTCCAACGTCAACAACATTTTCTACGAAATAG CGAAAAGGATACCTCGAGTGCAGCCGTCACAAAATCCCGCCGGAATGGTTCTCATGGATAGATCTGCAGAGCAAACAGCAAGGGCATCTTGTTGCTCGTATTAG
- the LOC105799008 gene encoding transcription termination factor MTEF18, mitochondrial: protein MFICRIRRKVSKLSKMIANLDKFVVFSHVVYDKSDVVQNPCSVSLNARSFRSSRLLCESVQSSSSGLAIQISRTAKTGARDVLFEYLHSTRGFSFMDAEHISKNSPHFFEKLLSKFDPEEDVVKSLSKFLRYNPVNEFEPFLESLGLSPAEITSLIPQRLMFLTDDSVMLENFRVLRDYGIPRIKMGNMYKESREIFEYDYGILASKLKAYENLGLSKAIVIKLVSCCPSLLVGGVDAEFAAVLEWFKELGMKKDEIGGFVSGKGIYDWGRMLDTLDFLDRVGYTDEQLHNLLKTNPALLFQGSGKKVYVLFGRLLKLGLKMNEVYSLFMQNPHILSVKCTKNFCKALDFLFDIVMQTEDIVHIVSTRMELMGSYSLKGPKTVCRELNVKRDELCQIIKEDPLKWFDVASKSKIQSSIRVASKDPSTFLEKTAFLSRLGYLENSDEMLKALKQFRGRGDQLQERFDCLVNAGLDSNVVKNLIKQAPMVLNQSKDLLEKKIDCLTNWLGYPLESVVAFPAYLCYDMERINQRFSMYAWLRERGAAKSMLSLSTILACSDARFVKYFVLVHPEGPAKWDSLKNSLNTA from the coding sequence ATGTTTATATGCAGAATCAGGAGAAAAGTCTCTAAGTTGTCTAAAATGATTGCTAATTTGGACAAGTTTGTTGTTTTCTCTCATGTTGTCTATGATAAATCCGATGTTGTTCAAAACCCATGTTCTGTTTCATTGAATGCTAGATCTTTTAGGAGTTCTAGACTTCTCTGTGAGTCCGTACAATCATCGAGTTCGGGTTTAGCGATTCAGATCTCGCGAACGGCTAAAACCGGGGCTCGAGATGTTTTATTCGAATACTTGCATTCCACTAGGGGCTTTAGTTTCATGGATGCTGAACATATAAGCAAGAACTCgcctcatttttttgaaaaattgttgTCCAAGTTTGATCCTGAGGAAGATGTGGTGAAATCTTTGTCTAAATTCCTTAGATACAATCCTGTTAACGAGTTTGAACCGTTCCTCGAGAGTCTTGGGTTGAGCCCTGCGGAGATAACGTCTCTCATTCCGCAGAGATTGATGTTTTTAACTGATGATAGTGTCATGCTCGAGAATTTTCGTGTCTTACGGGATTATGGGATTCCTCGTATTAAGATGGGAAACATGTACAAGGAGTCTAGGGAGATCTTCGAATATGATTACGGGATATTGGCTTCGAAACTTAAGGCTTACGAGAATTTGGGTCTCAGCAAAGCAATAGTTATAAAGCTTGTTAGTTGTTGCCCATCTCTTTTGGTCGGTGGTGTTGATGCGGAATTTGCTGCGGTTCTCGAGTGGTTTAAAGAATTAGGAATGAAGAAGGATGAGATTGGAGGGTTTGTATCGGGTAAGGGCATATATGATTGGGGTAGAATGCTCGACACACTTGATTTTCTCGATAGAGTGGGTTATACTGATGAGCAGTTACATAATTTGCTTAAAACAAATCCGGCATTGTTGTTTCAAGGTTCTGGGAAGAAGGTTTATGTACTATTTGGCCGGTTACTCAAATTAGGTCTCAAGATGAACGAGGTTTATTCCTTGTTTATGCAGAATCCGCATATCTTGTCGGTTAAGTGCACCAAAAACTTTTGTAAGGCATTGGATTTCTTGTTTGATATTGTGATGCAAACCGAAGATATTGTGCACATTGTATCTACACGCATGGAACTAATGGGTTCGTATTCTTTGAAAGGACCTAAAACGGTTTGTAGAGAGTTAAACGTTAAGAGAGATGAATTATGCCAAATTATAAAGGAGGATCCGTTGAAATGGTTTGATGTGGCTTCAAAATCGAAGATTCAAAGCAGTATCCGGGTAGCTTCGAAAGATCCAAGTACATTCCTTGAGAAAACAGCTTTCTTATCGAGATTAGGCTATTTGGAAAACTCAGACGAGATGTTGAAAGCATTGAAGCAGTTCCGAGGCAGAGGGGATCAACTTCAGGAGAGATTCGATTGTTTGGTAAATGCAGGTTTGGACAGCAACGTTGTCAAGAACCTAATCAAACAGGCTCCGATGGTGCTTAACCAGTCGAAGGACTTGCTCGAGAAGAAAATCGATTGCTTAACAAACTGGTTAGGGTACCCGCTCGAATCCGTTGTGGCATTCCCTGCATATTTATGTTACGACATGGAAAGAATTAATCAAAGGTTTTCGATGTATGCTTGGCTAAGGGAGAGAGGAGCCGCCAAGTCGATGTTGTCATTGAGCACCATACTCGCGTGTTCGGATGCTCGATTTGTCAAGTATTTCGTATTAGTCCATCCTGAAGGTCCAGCCAAATGGGATAGTCTAAAGAATTCATTGAATACAGCGTAA